A window of the Henckelia pumila isolate YLH828 chromosome 3, ASM3356847v2, whole genome shotgun sequence genome harbors these coding sequences:
- the LOC140891138 gene encoding LOW QUALITY PROTEIN: cystinosin homolog (The sequence of the model RefSeq protein was modified relative to this genomic sequence to represent the inferred CDS: deleted 1 base in 1 codon), with protein MASWNSDHLEVLYYVVGWVAFFSWSISFYPQVILNFQRKSVVGLNFDFVLLNLTKHSSYLIYNASLFFSSTVQRQYREKFGFNEMIPVAANDVAFSAHAVLLTAFTLFQIAIYDRGNQKVSKTSVGIVSVAWFFAAVSVFLAIPRHSWFWLVSCFNMIQVVMTVIKYIPQAFLNFKRKSTVGFSIGNILLDFFGGLTNYCQMAVQSIDQNSWVNFYGNTGKTMISLVSVFFDIIFMVQHFVLYRTKNSDISTDPTAVRKEPLLVPSDHLHSDAVEESYHIY; from the exons ATGGCGTCTTGGAATTCAGATCACTTGGAAGTGTTGTACTACGTTGTGGGATGGGTTGCGTTCTTCTCTTGGTCCATCAGTTTCTATCCTCAAGTTATCCTAAATTTCCAGAGGAAAAG CGTGGTGGGGTTGAATTTCGATTTTGTATTGTTGAATTTGACGAAGCACTCGTCGTATCTCATCTACAACGCGTCTCTCTTCTTTAGCTCTACTGTGCAGAGGCAATACAGGGAGAAATTTGGTTTCAATGAG ATGATACCTGTTGCTGCCAATGATGTTGCTTTCTCGGCGCATGCCGTTCTCTTGACTGCGTTTACCTTGTTTCAGATAGCAATTTATGAT CGTGGCAATCAGAAAGTTTCAAAAACCTCAGTCGGAATTGTTTCTGTCGCCTGGTTTTTTGCAGCAGTTAGCGTGTTTCTAGCCATACCCAGACACTCCTGGTTTTGGCTGGTGTCTTGCTTCAA CATGATTCAGGTTGTTATGACGGTAATCAAATACATTCCTCAG GCATTTTTGAACTTTAAACGAAAAAGTACTGTTGGATTTAGCATTGGCAACATTCTTCTTGATTTCTTCGGAGGATTAACCAACTATTGTCAGATGGCTGTGCAATCTATTGATCAAA ATTCCTGGGTCAACTTTTATGGAAACACAGGGAAGACGATGATATCTTTG GTATCGGTTTTCTTTGACATTATTTTCATGGTTCAGCATTTTGTGCTGTACCGGACCAAAAATTCTGATATTTCTACGGACCCTACCGCGGTAAGGAAGGAGCCGCTACTTGTACCATCTGACCACTTG CATTCTGATGCTGTAGAGGAAAGTTATCATATTTACTAG